The Deltaproteobacteria bacterium genome has a segment encoding these proteins:
- a CDS encoding nucleotidyltransferase domain-containing protein, producing MDDLRTRLEHKRERLRTAHRRGDGGFAIGARFARWWRRELADLFAASGADAMGAALCATGSVGRGDASPWSDVDFVLLLPETAIKSDAEAAAEKMLYPLWDAKVKTGQQFGTIVQMLERAREDAEALTALLDAHFVAGDASLARALDARLDLAIAAGDYAGRIPRRAAPSVDPDYPPTVHVLEPDVKNSPGGMRDYQIAVWSAQARWGRGDLDAMLIERGAATRVGLVELRQAVDFLLRLRHEAQFRERGPMDVLRTAVQPEAAILLGYQGAGEAEAAKAMLKDYFAAADRITRFAHRVAEADVPASDLAPRDDIAPGAAACGDLLFLPEERFARAPRAEVFAAMARLAGTGLFLSERTKSRLAGLAATVDDDAREDAETARAFLDLLGREWAGDALRALHSIGLLGAYIPPFGDLRGLVPYDVFHSYPADEHTLIAIGFFDRLRAKLGPSPLVEIAPALRRPDLVRLALLLHDSGKVGGPGHLDRGARMAPVVCLRLGLSEDETDFVVRLVREHESLARAAHTRDIEDPSVCRELAERMAGDRGSLDALYVITYCDMRAVGPGVWTGWRADLLRALHADTMSIMTHGSARRDHESVVRAVASAVADVGTEALRDNYFAQMEREHPAWLSETTARRHLDALATYAELEEPVVRVSRGASKESGAGAEDDPWDATVCAPDAPGFLARVAGVFAAQNLNILGVQAFNTARGLALDTVQFIPRVEGIEPGTLEKRLTIDLRAVLSGERTVEELIAAGAKRILVRGANPHVATEVRIDNHGAARKTVVEVWTADRPGLLYRVTNAIFEFGLTIHLAKVNTIAGRAIDAFYVTDAGGEKVTGRRARELREHLSAAVG from the coding sequence GTGGACGACCTGAGAACGCGGCTCGAACACAAACGCGAACGGCTGCGTACGGCGCATCGGCGCGGCGACGGCGGCTTCGCCATCGGCGCGCGCTTCGCGCGGTGGTGGCGGCGCGAGCTGGCCGACCTCTTCGCCGCGTCGGGCGCGGACGCCATGGGCGCGGCGCTGTGCGCGACGGGCTCGGTCGGGCGCGGCGACGCATCGCCGTGGTCCGACGTCGATTTCGTCCTGCTGCTTCCCGAAACAGCAATCAAGTCCGACGCCGAAGCCGCCGCCGAAAAAATGCTCTACCCGCTCTGGGACGCGAAGGTGAAGACCGGGCAGCAGTTCGGCACCATTGTCCAGATGCTGGAGCGCGCGCGCGAGGACGCCGAAGCCCTCACCGCGCTGCTCGACGCGCACTTCGTGGCCGGCGACGCCTCGCTCGCGCGAGCGCTCGACGCGCGGCTCGACCTCGCCATTGCCGCGGGCGACTACGCGGGACGCATTCCGCGCCGCGCCGCGCCGTCGGTCGATCCCGACTATCCCCCCACGGTGCACGTGCTCGAGCCCGACGTGAAAAACTCTCCCGGCGGGATGCGCGATTACCAGATCGCCGTGTGGAGCGCGCAGGCGCGCTGGGGGCGCGGCGATCTCGACGCGATGCTGATCGAGCGCGGCGCGGCGACGCGCGTGGGCCTCGTCGAGCTGCGTCAGGCCGTGGACTTTTTGTTGCGTCTTCGCCACGAGGCGCAGTTCCGCGAGCGCGGGCCGATGGACGTGCTGCGCACGGCGGTGCAGCCCGAGGCGGCAATCCTGCTCGGCTATCAGGGCGCGGGCGAGGCCGAGGCGGCCAAGGCCATGCTCAAGGATTATTTCGCCGCGGCGGACCGCATCACGCGCTTCGCGCATCGCGTGGCCGAGGCCGACGTGCCCGCGTCCGATCTCGCGCCGCGCGACGACATCGCCCCCGGCGCGGCCGCGTGCGGCGATCTGCTGTTTTTGCCCGAGGAGCGATTCGCCCGCGCGCCGCGCGCCGAGGTCTTCGCGGCCATGGCGCGCCTCGCGGGAACGGGGTTATTCCTCTCGGAGCGCACCAAGTCGCGCCTCGCGGGTCTCGCCGCCACGGTGGACGACGACGCCCGCGAGGACGCCGAAACCGCGCGCGCGTTTCTGGACCTGCTCGGGCGCGAATGGGCGGGCGACGCGCTGCGCGCGCTGCACTCCATCGGGCTGCTCGGCGCGTACATTCCGCCCTTCGGCGACCTTCGCGGGCTCGTACCCTACGACGTCTTCCACAGCTATCCCGCCGACGAGCACACGCTCATCGCGATCGGATTTTTCGACCGCCTGCGCGCGAAGCTCGGCCCGTCGCCGCTGGTCGAGATCGCGCCCGCGCTGCGCCGCCCCGACCTCGTGCGTCTCGCGCTGCTGCTCCACGATTCCGGCAAGGTCGGCGGCCCCGGCCACCTGGACCGCGGCGCGCGCATGGCCCCGGTGGTGTGTCTGCGCCTCGGGCTTTCCGAAGACGAGACCGATTTCGTGGTGCGTCTCGTGCGCGAGCACGAATCGCTGGCGCGCGCGGCGCACACCCGCGACATCGAGGACCCGTCCGTCTGCCGCGAACTTGCCGAACGCATGGCGGGCGACCGGGGCAGTCTGGACGCGCTCTACGTCATCACCTACTGCGACATGCGCGCGGTGGGACCCGGCGTGTGGACCGGCTGGCGCGCCGACCTGCTGCGCGCCCTGCACGCCGACACCATGTCGATCATGACGCACGGCTCCGCGCGCCGCGATCACGAGAGCGTGGTGCGCGCCGTGGCGAGTGCCGTCGCCGACGTGGGCACCGAGGCGCTTCGCGACAACTACTTCGCGCAGATGGAGCGTGAGCACCCCGCGTGGCTCAGCGAAACGACCGCGCGCCGCCACCTCGACGCGCTCGCGACGTACGCCGAACTGGAAGAGCCGGTGGTGCGGGTGTCTCGCGGAGCGTCGAAAGAGAGCGGTGCGGGAGCGGAGGATGACCCGTGGGATGCGACGGTCTGCGCCCCGGACGCGCCCGGGTTCCTGGCGCGTGTGGCGGGGGTCTTCGCGGCGCAGAACCTCAACATTCTGGGCGTGCAGGCGTTCAACACGGCGCGCGGCCTCGCGCTGGACACGGTGCAGTTCATCCCCCGCGTCGAGGGCATCGAGCCGGGTACGCTGGAAAAGCGCCTGACGATCGATCTGCGCGCGGTGTTGTCGGGTGAGCGAACGGTGGAGGAGCTGATCGCGGCGGGGGCGAAAAGGATTCTCGTGCGCGGCGCGAATCCGCACGTGGCGACGGAGGTGCGTATCGACAACCACGGCGCGGCACGCAAGACGGTGGTGGAGGTGTGGACGGCGGATCGACCGGGGCTGCTCTATCGCGTGACGAACGCGATCTTCGAGTTCGGCCTGACGATCCACCTTGCCAAGGTGAACACCATCGCAGGCCGCGCGATCGACGCCTTCTACGTCACCGACGCCGGCGGCGAAAAGGTGACGGGTCGCCGCGCCCGCGAACTTCGCGAACACCTGTCGGCCGCGGTGGGGTGA
- a CDS encoding sigma 54-interacting transcriptional regulator — translation MARVEIRKNGVCLGDVNVADDGLAIGGGKVDDVRLADVPTGERIRVLSVDGRVEIESAIGGPRTLLAGEFVALGPYEIGAESGVATPPRVPTRVLSFDPASRKLTTRERVLEIREGGSAREWSIPDGRAIAGKDASCDLVLGDAYVSARHLAIDAFADRVEFRDLGSRNGTTQGGARVTGGEWAAGRTLTVGRTTLTLRSRESGETLAAGDRRVPGLVGDDAAIRELGELVHRVAPLDVTVLVRGETGTGKELVARAVHELSRRAAGPFVALNCATVPRDLFESELFGHVRGAFSGAVRDRRGMFALAHGGTLFLDEIGELPLDVQARLLRVLDDRRVRPVGGETPVACDVRVVAATHRDLERFVREGRFREDLWYRLNMVPLTLPPLRERLSDLDALAAHLMAREAAAQGRAAPTLLPETLEALRRHDWPGNVRELAAVLARAIILAGEGPVEPGHVMLSPLRRDAAIAMTLEEVEREAVRAALAEAPSRDAAAKRLGIAPSTLYEKIKKYELK, via the coding sequence ATGGCCCGTGTCGAAATTCGAAAGAACGGCGTTTGCCTCGGCGATGTGAACGTCGCCGATGACGGCCTCGCGATCGGCGGCGGCAAAGTCGACGACGTGCGTCTCGCGGACGTGCCGACAGGAGAGCGGATTCGCGTACTCTCGGTCGACGGGCGCGTCGAGATCGAGTCCGCGATCGGCGGCCCACGAACACTGCTCGCCGGGGAATTCGTCGCGCTCGGCCCGTACGAAATCGGCGCCGAGTCGGGCGTCGCAACGCCGCCGCGCGTGCCGACCCGCGTCCTGTCCTTCGATCCCGCGAGCCGGAAACTCACCACACGCGAGCGCGTCCTCGAAATTCGCGAGGGCGGCTCCGCGCGCGAATGGTCGATCCCCGACGGGCGCGCGATCGCCGGAAAAGACGCCTCGTGCGACCTCGTTCTCGGCGACGCCTACGTTTCCGCGCGACACCTCGCGATCGACGCCTTCGCGGACCGCGTCGAGTTTCGCGATCTGGGCAGCCGCAACGGCACGACGCAGGGCGGCGCGCGCGTCACGGGCGGCGAATGGGCCGCCGGCCGCACGCTCACCGTGGGCCGCACGACGCTCACGCTGCGTTCGCGCGAGAGCGGTGAGACGCTCGCGGCGGGCGATCGGCGCGTGCCGGGGCTCGTGGGCGACGACGCGGCCATCCGCGAACTGGGCGAGCTCGTGCACCGGGTCGCGCCGCTCGATGTCACCGTGCTCGTGCGCGGCGAGACCGGCACGGGCAAGGAACTCGTGGCGCGGGCGGTTCACGAACTGTCGCGGAGGGCGGCTGGACCCTTCGTCGCGCTCAACTGCGCCACCGTGCCGCGCGATCTGTTCGAATCGGAACTTTTCGGCCACGTGCGCGGCGCGTTCTCGGGCGCGGTGCGCGACCGGCGCGGCATGTTCGCCCTCGCGCACGGCGGCACGCTGTTTCTCGACGAGATCGGTGAGCTGCCGCTGGATGTGCAGGCGCGGCTGCTGCGTGTGCTCGACGATCGGCGCGTGCGTCCCGTGGGCGGCGAAACGCCGGTGGCCTGCGACGTGCGCGTGGTGGCGGCGACGCACCGCGATCTCGAACGCTTCGTGCGCGAGGGGCGGTTTCGCGAAGACCTGTGGTACCGGCTCAACATGGTGCCGCTGACGCTGCCGCCGCTGCGTGAACGGCTGAGCGACCTCGACGCGCTGGCGGCACATCTGATGGCCCGCGAGGCCGCCGCGCAGGGCCGCGCCGCGCCGACGCTGCTTCCCGAGACGCTCGAAGCGCTTCGCCGTCACGACTGGCCGGGCAACGTGCGCGAGCTGGCGGCGGTGTTGGCGCGCGCGATCATCCTCGCGGGCGAGGGGCCGGTCGAGCCGGGGCACGTGATGCTCTCGCCGCTGCGGCGAGACGCCGCCATCGCGATGACGCTGGAAGAGGTCGAGCGCGAAGCGGTCCGCGCGGCGCTCGCCGAAGCGCCAAGCCGGGATGCCGCCGCGAAACGCCTGGGCATCGCGCCGTCGACGCTCTACGAAAAGATCAAGAAATACGAATTGAAATAG
- a CDS encoding DMT family protein, translating to MRTIAVPIMIFLSGAFMATAWLGHLRIRERGFLVALALSWMIVLPEYILNVFATRLGYGTYSGAQMAAFHLFSGVICVVLVSKFLLRETLHYHQYIGMGLLALGMVLVLGGGPTR from the coding sequence ATGAGAACGATCGCCGTTCCCATCATGATCTTCCTGTCGGGCGCGTTCATGGCGACGGCATGGCTCGGCCATCTGCGCATCCGCGAACGCGGGTTTCTCGTCGCTCTCGCATTGAGCTGGATGATCGTGTTGCCCGAGTACATTCTCAACGTTTTCGCGACGCGCCTCGGTTACGGGACGTACTCCGGCGCGCAAATGGCGGCGTTCCACCTGTTCTCCGGCGTCATCTGCGTCGTGCTCGTGTCAAAGTTCCTTCTGCGAGAGACGCTTCACTATCACCAGTACATCGGCATGGGGCTTCTCGCGCTCGGCATGGTGCTGGTTTTGGGCGGCGGTCCGACACGCTGA
- a CDS encoding formylglycine-generating enzyme family protein → MRGVWTSAIWAMVLAVTLAASAASCGDDDDATTLQGGSGDDDDDDAGGIPDDDATDDDATDDDTVDDDADDDDDDTTDPTQVTVQSSVFFMGCEPEDSSCADDEKPRHEVFVFEFVIDVNEVTNADFLTFLLVENPENDCDGFTCVGSAHDGGDPYQGLYLDGEEWAIDAGYEDRPAVGVSWYGANAYCVAQSRRLPTEAEWEKAAKGGFEHRIFPWSDTFESNALNYLSNGDPFEAGSAPRTTPVGYFNGEEHDGYQTTDGRSPYGLHDMLGNAAEWVGDYYGPEYYNDTPDGGWQNPTGPDSGAEKVIRGSAWTSVDETITRSTRRDHFAPESPGISAFGFRCVHNP, encoded by the coding sequence ATGCGCGGTGTTTGGACATCGGCGATCTGGGCGATGGTTCTAGCCGTGACGCTGGCGGCATCGGCCGCTTCGTGTGGTGACGACGACGACGCCACCACGCTGCAAGGAGGATCGGGCGACGACGACGATGACGACGCGGGCGGCATCCCCGACGACGACGCGACCGACGACGACGCGACCGACGACGACACCGTCGATGACGATGCGGACGACGATGACGACGACACAACCGATCCGACGCAGGTCACCGTCCAGTCCAGCGTCTTTTTCATGGGCTGCGAACCCGAGGATTCGTCGTGCGCCGACGACGAGAAACCCCGGCACGAGGTCTTCGTCTTCGAGTTCGTCATCGACGTGAACGAGGTGACGAACGCGGACTTTCTGACGTTCCTTCTGGTCGAGAATCCCGAAAACGACTGTGATGGGTTCACGTGCGTCGGATCGGCGCACGACGGCGGCGATCCGTATCAGGGCCTGTATCTCGACGGCGAGGAATGGGCGATCGACGCGGGTTACGAAGATCGGCCCGCGGTCGGCGTGAGCTGGTACGGGGCGAACGCGTACTGCGTTGCCCAGAGCCGCCGTTTGCCGACCGAGGCCGAATGGGAGAAGGCGGCCAAGGGCGGATTCGAGCACAGAATCTTTCCCTGGAGCGACACGTTCGAGTCGAACGCGCTCAATTACCTGTCGAACGGCGATCCATTCGAGGCGGGTTCCGCGCCGCGCACCACTCCGGTCGGATATTTCAACGGGGAGGAGCACGACGGCTATCAAACGACCGACGGACGCAGTCCCTACGGCCTTCACGACATGCTGGGGAACGCGGCGGAATGGGTCGGCGATTATTACGGCCCTGAATACTACAACGACACGCCCGACGGCGGCTGGCAGAATCCGACCGGGCCAGATTCCGGCGCCGAGAAGGTGATTCGCGGTTCGGCGTGGACGTCGGTGGACGAGACCATCACCCGCAGCACGCGGCGCGACCATTTCGCGCCCGAATCGCCGGGCATCTCGGCTTTCGGATTCCGATGCGTGCACAATCCGTGA
- a CDS encoding EamA family transporter: MTPILFTIAASLCWGTGTVLQKHGMATAFPHIALRDVFRRIGEILRALVANRLWLVGLAIMLTGNACFAMALGSGDIALVQPLTNVTSVVALACGVIFLRERVRGAEVAGIALILAGVVVVTAFAGAPSSHMPSTAGLAAFALGTVVAASAAVALRRAGASAEFSLSVASGIVFGLGNLMGKLLTQRAVAEAGEPFSLVRADILISLLTDFPVFLVIAATAVGGVFQHTAYAHGRAGVVTPLVTIMSNMIPLAAAVTIFGETVRIEQFAGVGGIFAGTFVLARASRSA; this comes from the coding sequence GTGACTCCCATTCTCTTCACCATCGCCGCCAGCCTGTGCTGGGGCACGGGCACCGTCCTGCAAAAGCACGGGATGGCGACCGCGTTCCCCCACATCGCGCTGCGCGACGTCTTTCGCCGCATCGGCGAGATCCTCCGCGCCCTCGTCGCCAATCGCCTCTGGTTGGTGGGTCTGGCGATCATGCTCACGGGCAACGCCTGCTTCGCCATGGCGCTGGGATCGGGCGATATCGCGCTCGTTCAGCCGCTCACGAACGTCACGAGCGTGGTGGCGCTCGCGTGCGGGGTGATCTTTCTGCGCGAGCGCGTGCGCGGCGCCGAGGTCGCCGGCATCGCCCTCATCCTCGCCGGCGTCGTCGTCGTCACGGCCTTCGCCGGAGCGCCGTCGTCCCACATGCCCTCGACCGCCGGGCTCGCCGCCTTCGCGCTCGGGACGGTCGTGGCCGCAAGCGCCGCCGTGGCACTGCGGCGCGCGGGCGCGTCCGCCGAGTTCTCCCTTTCGGTCGCGTCGGGTATCGTTTTCGGCCTCGGCAACCTGATGGGAAAACTGCTCACCCAGCGCGCGGTGGCGGAGGCGGGCGAGCCCTTCAGCCTCGTGCGCGCGGACATCCTGATTTCCCTCCTCACCGATTTCCCGGTCTTCCTCGTCATCGCCGCGACCGCGGTGGGCGGCGTGTTCCAGCACACCGCCTACGCGCACGGTCGCGCGGGCGTGGTCACGCCCCTCGTCACGATCATGTCCAACATGATTCCGCTGGCGGCGGCGGTCACGATCTTCGGAGAGACAGTGCGTATCGAGCAGTTCGCGGGGGTCGGCGGCATCTTCGCGGGCACGTTCGTGCTCGCGCGGGCCTCTCGGTCGGCGTAA
- a CDS encoding acyl-CoA dehydrogenase family protein — MGNDPGVHRARPGTSRRNWLKSYFDETHDLLRASARTFTEREVAPRVETWESEGIFDRELYRKAAAAGFLGIGYPEELGGTPGDPFHMIVFTEELMNAGSMGVVAGLGSHAIAIPPILTLGTPEQQQRFVPPVLAGEKIASLAITEPGAGSDVAGLSTRAVRDGDHYVLSGSKTFITSGTRADLVTVAVRTGEPGHAGVSLIVVERGTPGFRVSRKIDKMGWCASDTAELVFEDCRVPAENLLGGEGAGFIGIMRNFQNERLALAVMGHAIADLAYRRARRYADEREAFGRSIAGFQVTRHKLVDMATRVEISREYNYRLAARLRDGEYAVKEVSMAKNFAAETAEYVCREAIQILGGYGYATEFGVERLYRDARILAIGGGTTEIMKEVIWKLL; from the coding sequence ATGGGGAATGATCCGGGCGTCCACCGAGCGCGTCCGGGAACTTCGCGGAGGAATTGGTTGAAGTCGTATTTCGACGAGACGCACGACCTGCTGCGCGCCAGTGCGCGGACGTTCACCGAGCGCGAGGTCGCGCCGCGCGTCGAGACGTGGGAGTCCGAGGGGATCTTCGACCGCGAGTTGTATCGCAAGGCGGCGGCGGCCGGATTTCTGGGGATCGGGTATCCCGAGGAACTTGGCGGCACGCCCGGCGATCCATTCCACATGATCGTGTTCACCGAAGAGCTGATGAACGCGGGTTCGATGGGCGTCGTGGCCGGACTCGGCAGCCACGCGATCGCGATTCCGCCCATCCTGACGCTCGGCACGCCCGAACAGCAGCAGCGGTTCGTGCCGCCGGTGCTCGCGGGCGAAAAAATCGCATCCCTCGCGATCACCGAGCCGGGTGCGGGTTCAGACGTCGCGGGGCTTTCCACGCGCGCCGTGCGCGACGGCGATCACTACGTGCTGAGCGGCTCCAAGACCTTTATCACGAGCGGCACGCGCGCCGACCTCGTGACGGTCGCGGTCCGCACCGGCGAGCCCGGCCACGCGGGCGTGAGCCTGATCGTCGTCGAGCGCGGCACGCCGGGTTTTCGGGTGTCGCGCAAGATCGACAAGATGGGTTGGTGCGCGTCGGACACCGCCGAGCTCGTCTTCGAGGACTGCCGCGTACCCGCCGAAAATCTGCTCGGCGGCGAGGGCGCGGGGTTCATCGGCATCATGCGCAACTTCCAGAACGAGCGTCTGGCGCTCGCCGTCATGGGTCACGCCATCGCCGACCTCGCCTATCGACGCGCGCGGCGCTACGCCGACGAGCGCGAGGCGTTCGGGCGGTCGATCGCGGGATTTCAGGTCACGCGGCACAAGCTGGTGGACATGGCGACGCGCGTCGAGATTTCGCGCGAATACAACTACCGGCTCGCCGCGCGGCTGCGCGACGGCGAATACGCCGTGAAAGAGGTCTCGATGGCCAAGAATTTCGCCGCCGAAACGGCGGAATACGTCTGCCGCGAGGCGATCCAGATTCTCGGCGGTTACGGCTACGCGACGGAGTTCGGTGTCGAGCGGCTCTATCGCGACGCGCGAATTCTGGCGATCGGCGGCGGCACCACCGAGATCATGAAAGAAGTGATCTGGAAACTCCTGTGA
- a CDS encoding putative metal-binding motif-containing protein, protein MGWMKGWFLILMLALAAASVVGCGCGDDDDDDDSGSPSDDDSGDDDADDDSDDDADDDADDDADDDADDDADDDADDDATPQCEDNDGDTYGENCEAGSDCNDNDANAFAIVTGFVDADGDGYAGTGVDLCTGGTLPPEYMTEADDCDDEDVTVYPGAVDFPDDGIDQDCDEADALADEDAGFFVDGAGGDDGNDGTKDDPFATIQKGMDEAAADDAKPNVYIAEGTYSEDAELPADGVVNFYGGYDPGTWTRDVKAPTVLEPDTATQPLLVAPGGSILIHGMTLEGASGGASYGLSCPVRAKVAIVDSKITVPDGAGSKYGILFAQGMSLDIHRTTIDVGKSTDTSTYGVFALYADISITDSQISLGGSDTDAAYALYMTTSSGTVSNSSISVGDADEAVGALINTSWFSVVDTTLEIGDAVTSGFGVYAIMSRIQWLGGSVALDDTPTGTSGGMNLMGSEVVVDGARISTGDAGSSLNVGLLLSAGLPGVRSVVTNNVITTGDTPGTNFAIYCMGIDAVIGQNVAVAGGGDTTRAALNLTLSGAELQDPLVFNNHFGSGPSAGDSYVAFLPSGAPFRKVVFVGNNLDGSVDALVDDGTNSLTDIDDVNACDFDSCAEAGGNLNEDPDFVGADDFHPQAGSALIDAGINPMPYLTPADQFWAWYDMDGSPRPVNGAWDIGAYEVD, encoded by the coding sequence ATGGGATGGATGAAAGGGTGGTTCTTGATCCTGATGCTCGCCCTCGCGGCGGCATCGGTCGTGGGCTGCGGATGCGGCGACGACGATGACGACGACGACTCGGGATCGCCGTCCGACGACGATTCCGGCGACGACGACGCGGATGACGATTCGGACGACGATGCCGACGACGATGCCGACGACGACGCCGACGACGATGCCGACGACGACGCCGACGACGACGCCGACGACGACGCCACGCCGCAGTGCGAGGACAACGACGGCGACACCTACGGCGAAAACTGCGAGGCGGGCTCGGACTGCAACGACAACGATGCGAATGCGTTCGCGATCGTCACGGGATTCGTCGACGCCGACGGCGATGGTTACGCGGGCACGGGCGTCGATCTGTGCACCGGCGGCACGCTGCCCCCCGAGTACATGACGGAGGCCGACGACTGCGACGACGAGGACGTGACGGTCTATCCCGGCGCGGTCGATTTCCCCGACGACGGCATCGATCAGGACTGCGACGAGGCCGACGCCCTCGCCGATGAAGATGCCGGATTTTTCGTCGACGGCGCGGGCGGAGACGACGGCAACGACGGAACGAAAGACGATCCCTTCGCGACGATTCAAAAAGGCATGGACGAAGCGGCGGCGGACGACGCCAAGCCGAACGTTTATATCGCCGAGGGAACGTACTCCGAGGACGCGGAGCTTCCCGCGGACGGCGTGGTCAACTTTTACGGCGGTTACGATCCCGGCACGTGGACCCGTGACGTCAAGGCTCCCACGGTGCTCGAACCCGACACGGCGACGCAGCCCCTGCTGGTCGCCCCGGGCGGCTCGATTCTCATCCACGGCATGACGCTGGAGGGAGCATCCGGCGGCGCCTCCTACGGCCTCTCCTGTCCCGTCAGGGCGAAGGTCGCCATCGTCGATTCGAAGATCACGGTGCCCGACGGCGCCGGCTCCAAATACGGAATTCTCTTTGCGCAGGGCATGTCGCTCGACATCCATCGCACGACGATCGACGTGGGCAAGTCGACCGACACGTCCACCTACGGCGTTTTCGCCCTGTACGCGGACATCTCGATCACCGACTCGCAGATTTCGCTCGGCGGATCGGATACGGACGCCGCCTATGCGCTCTACATGACGACATCGAGCGGCACCGTCTCGAATTCCTCGATCTCCGTCGGAGACGCCGACGAAGCGGTTGGTGCGTTGATCAACACGTCGTGGTTTTCGGTGGTCGATACGACCCTGGAGATCGGCGACGCGGTGACGTCCGGATTCGGCGTCTACGCCATCATGTCGCGAATACAGTGGCTCGGCGGCTCGGTAGCCCTCGACGACACGCCGACCGGAACGAGCGGCGGGATGAACCTGATGGGATCCGAGGTGGTCGTCGACGGCGCACGGATTTCCACCGGCGACGCGGGCAGTTCCCTGAACGTCGGATTGCTCCTGAGCGCCGGCTTACCGGGCGTGCGGTCCGTTGTCACGAACAACGTCATCACCACGGGCGATACGCCGGGGACGAACTTCGCGATCTACTGCATGGGAATCGATGCGGTGATCGGACAGAATGTGGCGGTCGCGGGCGGCGGCGACACCACGCGCGCGGCGCTCAATCTGACGTTGAGCGGCGCGGAACTCCAGGATCCGCTCGTTTTCAACAATCACTTCGGGTCAGGACCGTCGGCCGGCGACTCTTACGTGGCGTTTCTTCCCTCAGGCGCGCCGTTCCGCAAAGTCGTGTTCGTCGGCAACAACCTCGACGGCAGCGTCGACGCACTTGTTGATGACGGCACCAATTCCCTGACCGACATCGATGACGTGAACGCGTGCGACTTCGACAGTTGCGCCGAGGCGGGCGGCAACCTGAACGAGGACCCCGACTTCGTGGGAGCGGACGATTTCCACCCGCAGGCCGGCAGCGCGCTGATCGACGCGGGGATCAACCCCATGCCGTACCTGACCCCCGCGGATCAGTTCTGGGCTTGGTACGACATGGACGGATCGCCGCGTCCCGTCAACGGCGCGTGGGACATCGGCGCGTACGAAGTCGACTGA